GTATCCCCTTCAACGACACCGCCACCACCTACACAAACATCCTCGGCAACTCTCAGATGGAACGCAGTCACTGCCACAGCAGTCAGTGGCTATAGGGTTTATGTCGGAGAGGTTCCTGGTCAATATTCACGAACCATAACCGTAGGAACCGCTACATCATCAACTGTCAACAACTTGATAGTTGGCCGAACATACTATTTCGTGGTTACAGCGTATAACAGTGCCGGCGAGAGCCCACCGTCCAATCTGGCGAGTAAGACGATCCAGTGACCCAGTGGCGTGTACGTCATCAAGTCTCACGGCGGCAATGAGGAGCAAAAGAAAAGGGCCGCTCCCTCATGGGAGCAGCCCTTTTACCCTACCGCTTCTTGGAAAAGGTATTTAGCCTTTCCGTGATATGCGTCTCAAAATTCCGAGCCCGGTTAATCCAGCTGCCAGCAAGATAATGGATGATGGTTCGGGAACGCCCGCGCAGGACTTCCTACCGCAGGGACCGGGTTTAGGTTTATGTTTAGCCGTAACAAGCTCCATGCTGCTCATCGTAAGGCCACTGGTTGTTTGAGCCGTGGCGAGATTTCCTGAGAATCCAAGAACTGCTATGACAACTCCTAGAAACATTGAACCGATCGACAAAGTCCGCCTTTCCACCAGCCACCTCCTTTTAATATTGTTGCGATGTAAACCATAACGCACCATAGGTTACCCATGGCGTGTGTCAGATACTTGAATATGTGTGTCCTGAAGAATCAATTTGTATAGCGTGTTGTAGGTAAGCAAAGTGTGCCTCCCGGATGGTGCTTCATGTACATATTAGCTTGCTGAAAATTTAACCTAGGATGAAAGACTAGATGGTGGAAGAAAGCCCTGTCAATAGGTGTACGCTGCTTATGTAGTTGCCGAATGGTCTACCAGACGGATTCAGTTAAGGAAGGTCTGATTAATTCAGAGGTTCACTTGGGAACCAGTCGAATCTAAAATGTTTTGAGAGGTGGCTGGGCAAAAGTGAGGATTAATCAGATCTTCCTTAAGCCAGTCAAGGATATCGACGGTCCTTTGCTCCACGCATCGCACGTATAGAAAACAGCCAATGGGTCAGGCGCATGGGAGCCGCTTCCACCGGAGAGATCTCGCAGATATTTGGAATCGATGCTTCCACGATAGGATTCAACCAATATGCCGATACATGAGTTGACCGGCGAAGACCAGCATCCTATGGGGCATATAGGTACAAACGGTTCTTGCCAGGCGCATCTTTAAATGTTCTAAGAAGAGAGATCCTTCAGCGATAGGACTACGCCACAGAGTAAGTCGCACGCTTTCTGCACCCCACCGTTCCTTGAACATGATAAGGCCTCGATCCTCGACGTCAGACCGACCCAGGTCGAGTGTTTCCATGCCTGCCGATTTTGCCGTTTGGATGGCTTGCCAAAAAAGCATTGGGGTCGCTCCCAGGTGGTGAAAGCGCGCATCGGAACCGCCGTACTTGTAATACACCGTTCTTCCGTGGTTCAGGGTCAGGATTCCCGCGACCGGCTGATCTCCCTTGAAGGCCACCCGAATACAAACGTTCTTTCCCATGGATGCAACGAGACGTTGAAACCAGCTGAAAGGCTGAGGTGGAAGATGTTTGCGCGACCTCATCCGCACAATGAGATCATAGAATGATTGTAAGAGCGAATCGCTCCTCCCCTGCTCATACATGAGTCCTTGTCGCTCTGCGTGACGAATCCTCCGCTTAATACAATCCTTGTGGAATCTCTTCTCGATCGCATCAAGACGTGGTCGAAGGTCGAGACGATGCCACAGATAGGTCTTACAGGCCCTAAAGCTTTTCTCGAAATCAAGGAGGGGCTCACTTGTTCGCAATTCAGCATATGCCCATCGCTGTGTTTTTTGGAGCGTGTCAAGGCGAGCACAGAGCGTTTGGAGTTGCTCGATGCTTTCGACAAGCGGTTCGCAGTGATCCGTGAAAGGTAACGAGACCAACCGGCCACGGGTCAACCAACTCTGTACGCTACAAAACAGGAGGGCATTCGTCAACTTCTGAGATGGCGAAGAGGTCGTGAGCGCGATCGGTTCGTACCCGTAGGCAGCGCGTAAAGCCGTAAGCCAGCCGATCGTATGGAAGACAGAAGAGTTCGCGTGTCGATCGACGAATTGGGACCATCGATCATCGAGAAGGGGGCGTATCATCCAGACCCTATCAGGTCCCAAGGTCATCCGTTCCTTCCCGGCATGTGAGAGCGGAGTTTCGGTCAAGCTTGAGCACGAAATGCATCATGTGAAGCGGACTTGAACCGCCGTTCTAATTTGTATAGCAGCCAGGCAATACAAACGAGCATCGTGCACGACAAGGCAAAAAGAGGAATGCCGCCATAGCGGTGGAGAGCACTGTCCAGAAGAAAAGCAGGATCGACATAATTGGCCAGCAGCGTCAACCCCACAATGCGAAAGGCATTCTTCAGGATAGCCAGTGGAACAACAACCGCTACGAGCGCAGCCTTAGTCCACCAAGAAACTAAAAACCAATGACTAGCAAGGAGACTGGTGATGATGAGCGCAAAAAATGAGCGGATGCCGCTGCATTCTTCTTCAATGAAAATAATGAAATGCGAGAGTTCAAAAGTAAATCCATCACGAAGGACTTGGATGTCAAGAATAGAAAACAGCACATCCACGGTGTCAGCCGAACTACGCTGCAAGAAAACAATGATCGAGTCCAGGAGAACAGGCGGTAAAGGAATCATGAAGAGAAGTATCGCCAGCGCAAACAGGTTGTCGCGAAAGCTCTCACTCCCAAATGCAAGCAGAAAGAGGCCCCAGCACATCACGATGAAGGCTGAAATGTCTGCGGTCAGTCGATCTTGTCGCCAGGCTACTCCATCAGCAAGCAAGTAACAAACGGCACCGCTGACTATGACCAATAGACCAATGAGTGGATTTGTTTTGCGTGAACTCAGTATGGTTGCCCTGTTCGAAAATAATAGATAGGAAGTCAGGATCGGAACCAGCAGGAGGTGAGTGAAGTGCTCCTGCTCTGAGGCAAGGGCAATGAGGTGCATCAGTGGTGCCCAAAACCATGCTCCCACACTCAGGGCTAGAAGAAGAGTAATGAAGTCTAATCGACTGGATGGCCAAGACCAGGCTCGGAGGAATGCGCCAGCATCACGATGGGCTGCAAGTGAAGCGGCCTTATCGCGCGAACCCATTTTATTGTGTTGAAAATGGGGTGCTCTCATAACTGAATATTTCAGACTAGCTCGTGATGAGTGCCTCGAAGAGACCTTCGTGCCTCACGGCCTCTCCTCGGTTGATTCTGATGACGGCTGTTGCCGGTGAGATTGTGATAGCAGGTAGATGGTTTACACACGGAGGAATATGTGTCGTTGATACAAAACGTATAAGGCGACCCAATAGCCTGCAACAATGACCAAGCCATAAACTAAAGGCTCATAGGGATCCCCCAGAAAGGTAAATAGGGTCCGTCCTACAAGGCGTCTGAGCGCGTTAAAGGCGACATTAGAATGGATCTGTCCGAGAAGATATGCGGCGATGGCGTTCATGCCAATTACGGTGAATGGAAATGCAAGTCGCGTATAACCCCACCAATCAACAAGTAGAAATGAGCAGCTAAGCAAGAGAAAGCACCATCCACCGCTGAACAGAATCCAGCTCGGTGTCCAGATCGCTTTGACGAGAGGACACAGGCCTGTGAGACTCAACCCCCAACCGCTTGCCAGTCCGACTGCTCCTGCGAGAACCAACCAGCGAAATTTGCTCCATGGCGAACTGTCACTCTGAAGGAGACGACCAGCGATCAGTCCGAGGATCATCGTGGCAAGAGTGGGAACGAAATTGAGAGTCGTCATGCCTTTTGGAAATCCGACGAATGGGTCTGCCCGTGGATAGAGGTTCAATAGCCAAACATCGAACGCCCAGGCAACATTACTGTTCTTTTGCCAGTGCGCTTCAAACCCACTGAGTCCATGCTCTTGAAGCCAGAGTTGAGATACGCCTACTCGCTCATAATCAAAGTCGTGGTCCGGAATAGGATACAGGGCAAAAACCAACCAACAAACCAATACAATGATAATCACCGCCCCCCATGCCGTTCGGGACCTCCTCAACGCCAGCCAGAAGAGAGCCGGATAGGCCAGTCCGATTTGCGGGAGAATCCAGTCAAAGGGATAGACGATCATCTGACGTGCATGTAGCGCGGCAATGGCCAGCCCCAGTCCGATAAGCAGAAGTGCCCGAATGACTGCATGTCTCCAAAGGTCACGGCGCATTGCCCCTTGCGCCGTTCTTCTGGCGAGGGAAAACGGTAGGGAGACTCCGACGAGGAAGCAAAAACTGGGCATGATCAAGTCGTGAAGATGAGCACCCACCCACTCGGCATGACTTTGCTGTTGGCACAGAAAGCGCCAGAGGGAGGATTCCGGTACTGCTTCGGCCACATTGCAGAGCTGAAACGCCTCCGCGAGAAGGAGGAACATGACAAATCCGCGATAGGCATCAATCGACGCGAGACGGTGGGCGGGCACTGTGATTTTGGATTCGGCGATCGTGCTTTCCGCATTGTGTTGCGGGTTCAATGCGTTTGTTAGAATGGTTTGTCCCATGGGCTCCGTCCGATCCACTCCCCCCTGCATATGGCATTAACCCATGGCAATCTATGTGTTACTCAATATGCCTGTAGTCATCAACACCATGAATGAAAGGCTAAGTCTGTTCAGGAGTGAGTGGAAAAGCAGGGTTGGCGGCCAAATGTTTTAAGACACTTTTCATGACTTTTCCACTACTGTTCTTCGGAAGCGACGGTAGGATAACAATTTGTTTCGGTAGGTGATGCAAAGCCAATTTGGTTTTGCAGAAAGAAGCTACCCGTTCTTCAAGACCCTCAATATTCTTATCTCGAGGCACAGCGAACACCTTAACCGCCTCACCAAGCAGGTCATCGGGAATGCCGACGACCGCAGCTTCCACGAGTTCACCACACTCCAATACCGTCTCTTCGATCTGTCGACAACTGACTTTTTCGCCTCGGCATTTTAGAAAATCCTTTGCGCGGTCGACGATAAAGATGAACCCATCGTCATCCACTTTTGCCAGGTCACCGGTGTATAGTGAACCGTTACGAAATACGTCAGCCGACTCTTTCGGCTCCTGCCAGTATCCTTTCGCGATATTGGCGCCTTCCGCAACAATCTCGCCGACTTGCCCCGGTCGCACGTCTCTCCCCTGCTCATCCAGCACACGTAACGTCACACCGGGCGCTCCCTTGCCGATTGAGCCGAGTTTGGTCTCCAACATCTCAGGTGGCAGATAGGAGAGTCGTGCCGTCGCTTCAGTTTGCCCATACATAATGTAGAGCTTAATCTCGGGAAGGATCTTCTTGAGTTCCTGAATAAATATCGGCGCCAGATGCCCTCCCGCTTGCTGCGCATGTCTGAGCGACGGAAATCGCTTTTGTTTGAAACTCGAACTTCTTAGCAGAATCTGAAAATGACTGGGCGTCCCGGCAAATCCTGTGCATTGCGTGTCGATCATTCGTTGAAGAACCGTTTCTGGATACATGAACCGATTGTCGATGACCACCTCGCCACCGACCCGTAGGTGCGTGTGAAGGAGGGAGGCCCCGTAACAATAGTGAAAGGGCAAGACCGCCATCATACGGTCCTGCTCGTTCAGTGAAAGATAGGAGACGATAGACTCTGTATTGGCGATAATATTCGAGTGGGTAATCATCACTCCACGTGGCTGGCCAGTCGAGCCGGACGTAAACACCAATGCTGCCAACGTATCGTGACTCACTGGAGCATAGTCCGACACGGGCGGCTGTTCGGAAGGAAGACCCGAGAAGTTCAGCTGGGATAAGACGTACGGGATTGGAGGAATAGCGCGGTCGGTGAGGACGTGGGTATCCGAGAGCACACCCGCGTGAGTGGCCGCGACTGAGGCTTGCGCACATACAATCTTAGCACCGCTCATTCTCAGGATAGAAGCGAGCGCTTTTGTTGAACTGCTGGCTGGGATGGGGACTATGATCAGTCCAGCCTGCAAGGTGCCCAAATAGCAGGCCGCCCAAAAGAGTGAGTTGTCACCAATCAAGAGGACGCGGTCGTCTTGTCTGGATCGATACCGAAGAAGATAGGCAGCAATTCGACCGGCGTGAGCCGTGAGCTCTCCGTAGGAGATCGTTGCTGGGAGCAGCCGGAGCGCTGTCCGATCAGGATCTTTGTCGGCAAGTAAATGATGCGCGACATTGATGGTACTCATGACGACCGTGTCCGAGTGGAAGGAGGGCAGGTTAATCGATGGTCATGGATTGTGCATGGAGATACTTGGCAACTTTCCGTTTTGACTCAATCATCTGATAGGCACGCTCGACGAGATCATCCGTCATGCCGGATGCCTGCGCCAGATCTGCCGAAGAAATGCCATGATCTTTACCGTAGAGACAGAGATCCATCTGCTCGTACGGTAACGTAAAATAGAATTCTTCTTGCGATTGCTCTAATGTATACGTATCGGTCGTAGGAGGACGGCGTAGGATGTCTTCAGGCACGCCGAGATACGCCGCAAGCCGATACACTTGTGACTTGTACAAGTGAGCGATTGGCTTGAAGTCAGCCGCGCCGTCGCCGTTCTTGACAAAGAAACCCTGATCATACTCCAGCAGGTTGGGTGTGCCGGCTACCGCATATTGCAGCAAGTCCGCGTAGTAGTATTCCATCATCTTTCTGGTCCGCTGCTTAAAATTTGTCGCCGCAACAATGCCCAGATAGGCATCCGGCGTGAGACGGACCTTCATAATCTGACCATCGGGCGACTGAACAACGACCGAAAAGATGGCGTAACGGCCGGCGTCGAGGAGACCTGGAAGCACGATCTTGCACTTATGCTTGGGGCCGTATTCAGGAACCACCATTCGGATCGAATCATCTCGTCGCTTGTAGCACCCCGCACCGGTGAGAATCGGACTGATGTCTTCCAGTACCGACTTGACGTTGAGCCTGTCGGCAACCATGCGGCCTAACTGAAGACTATTCGGTGAAGAGTCCGCCTCGGGCATGAACAGCAGCTGAATGCGGTCATGTCCAAGTGCCCGCGCGCAGAGAAAGGCCACGACGCTGCTGTCGATTCCTCCTGAAACGGCAATGACAGCGCCTTTTCGCCGAAGTGTATGGAAGACTGTCTGACGAATCCAACTGGTGATGCGCTGTGTCTCGAGCTCTGGGTCTAGTCGCAAGAGATCAGACGAAACAGCTGTGATCGTTTTCATGGGCGTGTTTCCCTTGTGAGTCTAGAGGAAGATTCTGGCGCAGACTGCGGGGAGGCCGATTGTTTCACAAGAATGAACGAGACGATTTTACTCACGGAATCCAGATTGTCAGGGATCAGCTCTTCGTCCTTTACCTTTATCCCGTAGGTCGACTCAAGAAACCTAACCAATTCAAGGATGCCGGTGGAGTCGATAATACCGGTCTCCATGAATGAATCGTCATCATTCAATTTGCCCTCTTCGCCAAAGAGATAATTATCAACGACAAATGTACGGATTGTTTGCACCATTCTCAAAAATCCTCCTAACCTGTGTCTACCTCCTTGCCTACCGCAACGAGGTATCGACCGTCATCATGTGATCGGCGACCGCCGACGCGCCAATCTAAAAAGTCGTAAATCGTTCCGGGGAAGGATAACCGTTCCGTATTCCACGCCCATGCATGAAACGGTCAAGAAGCACTGTCGTCGACAGAATACCCGTCAGTGCCATGTTGTCCTTGACGCTCGTCTCCATACCCGAGCGAAACTTCTTTACCAATGCCGCTGTGGCTCGAGCGTCAAATACTCCATCGCGAGTGATTCTTTCCGATGAGAGAAGATCCCCGATGAACTCGTCATTGCCTCCAAAGAAACTGATACCATCAGGTGCTCGATAAGGCTGTTTTGCCCTTGTTCGTATCGACTCT
This portion of the Candidatus Nitrospira nitrosa genome encodes:
- a CDS encoding PEP-CTERM sorting domain-containing protein (PEP-CTERM proteins occur, often in large numbers, in the proteomes of bacteria that also encode an exosortase, a predicted intramembrane cysteine proteinase. The presence of a PEP-CTERM domain at a protein's C-terminus predicts cleavage within the sorting domain, followed by covalent anchoring to some some component of the (usually Gram-negative) cell surface. Many PEP-CTERM proteins exhibit an unusual sequence composition that includes large numbers of potential glycosylation sites. Expression of one such protein has been shown restore the ability of a bacterium to form floc, a type of biofilm.), which encodes MVRYGLHRNNIKRRWLVERRTLSIGSMFLGVVIAVLGFSGNLATAQTTSGLTMSSMELVTAKHKPKPGPCGRKSCAGVPEPSSIILLAAGLTGLGILRRISRKG
- a CDS encoding lipid II:glycine glycyltransferase FemX; the protein is MIRPLLDDRWSQFVDRHANSSVFHTIGWLTALRAAYGYEPIALTTSSPSQKLTNALLFCSVQSWLTRGRLVSLPFTDHCEPLVESIEQLQTLCARLDTLQKTQRWAYAELRTSEPLLDFEKSFRACKTYLWHRLDLRPRLDAIEKRFHKDCIKRRIRHAERQGLMYEQGRSDSLLQSFYDLIVRMRSRKHLPPQPFSWFQRLVASMGKNVCIRVAFKGDQPVAGILTLNHGRTVYYKYGGSDARFHHLGATPMLFWQAIQTAKSAGMETLDLGRSDVEDRGLIMFKERWGAESVRLTLWRSPIAEGSLFLEHLKMRLARTVCTYMPHRMLVFAGQLMYRHIG
- a CDS encoding exosortase/archaeosortase family protein, with translation MRAPHFQHNKMGSRDKAASLAAHRDAGAFLRAWSWPSSRLDFITLLLALSVGAWFWAPLMHLIALASEQEHFTHLLLVPILTSYLLFSNRATILSSRKTNPLIGLLVIVSGAVCYLLADGVAWRQDRLTADISAFIVMCWGLFLLAFGSESFRDNLFALAILLFMIPLPPVLLDSIIVFLQRSSADTVDVLFSILDIQVLRDGFTFELSHFIIFIEEECSGIRSFFALIITSLLASHWFLVSWWTKAALVAVVVPLAILKNAFRIVGLTLLANYVDPAFLLDSALHRYGGIPLFALSCTMLVCIAWLLYKLERRFKSASHDAFRAQA
- a CDS encoding acyltransferase family protein; amino-acid sequence: MGQTILTNALNPQHNAESTIAESKITVPAHRLASIDAYRGFVMFLLLAEAFQLCNVAEAVPESSLWRFLCQQQSHAEWVGAHLHDLIMPSFCFLVGVSLPFSLARRTAQGAMRRDLWRHAVIRALLLIGLGLAIAALHARQMIVYPFDWILPQIGLAYPALFWLALRRSRTAWGAVIIIVLVCWLVFALYPIPDHDFDYERVGVSQLWLQEHGLSGFEAHWQKNSNVAWAFDVWLLNLYPRADPFVGFPKGMTTLNFVPTLATMILGLIAGRLLQSDSSPWSKFRWLVLAGAVGLASGWGLSLTGLCPLVKAIWTPSWILFSGGWCFLLLSCSFLLVDWWGYTRLAFPFTVIGMNAIAAYLLGQIHSNVAFNALRRLVGRTLFTFLGDPYEPLVYGLVIVAGYWVALYVLYQRHIFLRV
- a CDS encoding class I adenylate-forming enzyme family protein; its protein translation is MSTINVAHHLLADKDPDRTALRLLPATISYGELTAHAGRIAAYLLRYRSRQDDRVLLIGDNSLFWAACYLGTLQAGLIIVPIPASSSTKALASILRMSGAKIVCAQASVAATHAGVLSDTHVLTDRAIPPIPYVLSQLNFSGLPSEQPPVSDYAPVSHDTLAALVFTSGSTGQPRGVMITHSNIIANTESIVSYLSLNEQDRMMAVLPFHYCYGASLLHTHLRVGGEVVIDNRFMYPETVLQRMIDTQCTGFAGTPSHFQILLRSSSFKQKRFPSLRHAQQAGGHLAPIFIQELKKILPEIKLYIMYGQTEATARLSYLPPEMLETKLGSIGKGAPGVTLRVLDEQGRDVRPGQVGEIVAEGANIAKGYWQEPKESADVFRNGSLYTGDLAKVDDDGFIFIVDRAKDFLKCRGEKVSCRQIEETVLECGELVEAAVVGIPDDLLGEAVKVFAVPRDKNIEGLEERVASFCKTKLALHHLPKQIVILPSLPKNSSGKVMKSVLKHLAANPAFPLTPEQT
- the nadE gene encoding NAD(+) synthase — translated: MKTITAVSSDLLRLDPELETQRITSWIRQTVFHTLRRKGAVIAVSGGIDSSVVAFLCARALGHDRIQLLFMPEADSSPNSLQLGRMVADRLNVKSVLEDISPILTGAGCYKRRDDSIRMVVPEYGPKHKCKIVLPGLLDAGRYAIFSVVVQSPDGQIMKVRLTPDAYLGIVAATNFKQRTRKMMEYYYADLLQYAVAGTPNLLEYDQGFFVKNGDGAADFKPIAHLYKSQVYRLAAYLGVPEDILRRPPTTDTYTLEQSQEEFYFTLPYEQMDLCLYGKDHGISSADLAQASGMTDDLVERAYQMIESKRKVAKYLHAQSMTID
- a CDS encoding acyl carrier protein, producing MVQTIRTFVVDNYLFGEEGKLNDDDSFMETGIIDSTGILELVRFLESTYGIKVKDEELIPDNLDSVSKIVSFILVKQSASPQSAPESSSRLTRETRP